CAAAAAAGCAAAAATAAGCCATATTGCTTTCGCTGTTACACAAAGGGTCACACCATTAATGAATGCACTACTCTACTCAAGTGTGACATTTGTTTTGGGGACCATGTTAAGAAGGTTTGCCCAAATTTAAAGTGTTTAAATGTATCTACAAATCCTTGTGGTTATGTCGTGGAAGGGCTGGGATTTTATCATATTCCAGTAACTGaaaaattcaaagtccaaagatCTTGATACCTCTACCATTGTGCGTGTGTTGGATGGTTCCCCTACTGCTGTAGATTTGGCAGTGGAACTTGAAAACCTTATGCCTGGCATGAAAGACTGGGTGGTTGAGGAGAAGGGAAGCAAAACCTTCTGCACTTATTTCCCAAGTTTGGATGTTCTCAATTGTGCCATCAATTGGGGCCTAATGGACTTAAAAAAGGTAAAGGGGCAGATccgctttgagaaggaggtagaCAATGAAGTGTACAAATATGAAATGAATAAAGTGTGGGTTCAATTCCGTGGGCTACCTAAAGACTTGTGGAAATTCTCAATTATTTGGGCAGTCGGTACAATCTTGGGAGTTCCATGTGCAGTGGATATGAAATTCACAGATAAATTTGGAAGGGCAAGACTCAAGGTAGTTGTGCTTGATCCGAGCCTCATTCCAAATTTAGTGGATGTGGGAATAGGGGAATTCATTTATGAGTTACAGTTTCAGGTCGAGGACGAGTTGGACTCTGATGATCCAATAGTAATTGATATGGATGCCCCTATGGATGAGGACCCAAAGGAGAGTGAACCgaatgaaaatgaaaatgaaaacgGAAAAGGGAAACAGAACAAAGCATCGGAGAAATTGGATGACAAAGGGACAAAGGCTTCAGGCACGGCTCCTGAAAAGCCAGCTGATCCTGCTGCAAAGGCGCCAAATGCCAAGGAGCAGCCCCAACCCATAGAACAGCAGACGGTTGTGAGTGACAATAGCTCTGGTGCAAACAAGCCAATTGTTTTACTCACTCGGATCGGGGCTTCGGATGTGGGGGGAAAGCTGTGCAAGGTGAGCTCGATGTCTACTAGGAACAATTCTAGAGACAAATCTAGAGCATTGAAGGAGGGGACAGTGTCACTAGTAAGATCGAGCAAACGCATGGCCTCCTTTTCAAGTCAAGACTCGTTGGAGAGGGCTTCAAAGCTAAAGGCCACCAAAAACTTGGAGGGCGCCACGAGCAAAGGTAAAGGTTCAAAAATTGCTTCCTTTATACCTTTGATGTTTCTACCTTTTTAACAAATACAAATCAGTTAGGTATTTCTCTGGGTAATAGTGCCCCTAAAATAGAGAGTTTTGTAGATATTTTAGGGATTTAGAATCTAGCAGACTTGCTGAAGCGGAGAAGCCTAGTACACGAAAATTAAATAAGAGTAAAATACActataggtcctcaaacttttAGTCGATTCCCATCTAGGTCCTCCAATTAAAAAAGTGACACGTCTAGGTCCTCTAATTAAAAAAGTGACCACCTGAGTCCCTAATCTATTGCCATCGCACACCAACGGTCCAAAATCCACCACATCAGCACTAGCATCTGACGTGGACATGCCACATAAGCAGCTCAGGCCATCATGCCGGTCGACGTGGGCATGCCGTGTCGCTCTGCGCGCGCGACCAGAGGAAAAGGAGGGGGCGGGGTGCGGCTGCAGAGCCGTGCCCAGTGGTGGGGTCTGGGTGGCGCGTGGCATCTGTGTGCTCTCCTGCCTAACATGGACGGGAGCAGGGACGCGAGTGCTGGTCCAAGCGGCAGCGTACGCATGGCGCGGGGCACACGCGGCAGGGCAAGCCGTGGCGTGGGGTTGCGTGGTGCTCGTGCAAAGAAGGGAGACGATGGTGCCTACTCTCATGCGATTACAGGAAGCAGAGAGTGGTGGTGAGAGAGGCGTGGAGTCACAGTCCTCGTAGGCGACCACTTTGAGGACTGCTGACTCCCGATCGCCTACAAGGTGTCCATGGAAGAGATGGAACTCTTGAACGTGCCATGGCGGGCGAGGCAGTCATGAGCAACAGCAAGGAGGCACAGCGGCAGAAGGCAGCCATGCGCACACGGCTGGTGTGCTGCGTGCAGGCGGCGGACGAGCAGTCTGCATCGCCGATGTGGGACGCCTACAGCGCCTAGCGCACTGCTTCGTGGAGGCCCTTGAGGCACGCGAGGTCGCAGCGGCTAGGTGGGACGCCGTCCGCGTCGGCCGTGACCCTGACATGGTGCTGGTGGTGGACAGCCTGTTCAAGTTGGAGACGCTGGCTAACGACAACTTAGTGATGGACAGGGCGAGCCCCCTGGACAGCATCCTAGGCGACATCCGGAGGATGAGGCAAGCCATGTTTACCCACAGCGTCATCAACGGGCTGTGCGGCAACTTGTTCTTGACGCGGTTCCGGGAGGCGCTCTTCTACATCTCAGGCACTATTTGACGTACTGGACGCCATGCTGCCCAGGGGCAGCGAGCAGTGCAGGGTGCTGGAGCAGGATGTCTGCGTCGTCAATGTGGTCACCTGAGAGGACTGCGACCGCATGCCTCTCCCACCCCCACTTTTTCTTCCTCTGATTTGAAGGGCCCTGGCTGCCACCACGGGGCACGGGACGAGGCGAGATCCATTTGCCTCCTTGCGATGAAAGTCAGGTGTTGATGGCGACAGCCGGCGACGGGCCCGGGGACAAGGCAGCGGCGGCAACCTGGCGATGACGTAGGGGAGATCCCGTTCTGCTGTGCGACGATGACGATGGCAACTGGATCAATAGGATCGGACGCCTAAAGAGGGGCAGCGGGGCGTTGCCCCCGGCGGAGATCGACCTCTCCCCAGGGGCGTGCAGTGTggaagcggcggcggtggctaggGTTAGAATCTAAACCTAGGCGAATGATACCATGAAGGAGAATATAATTGGTGGAATATTTGATATATTGCATTGGGCCTCATGGGCTGATTATAtagggtacataggactaacaacTTATGTGGATACACaatgtggtactattcctatttactctaACATGATTGAATGGGAGCAGGCGGCGCAGCCTCCGTTCTTAGTGTAAGAGGCCGTGCAATCCATGCTTTGGCTCCACCCTGCCATCACACGAGCGCCGTGCGATCCCACGCCTTAGCTCCGCCCCGCCGCGTGCGCCCCGTGCCATGCGCACGCTGTTGCTCAGGCTCGGCACCCACGTCCCTTCTCCTGTTCCCGCTAGGCAAGGGAGAAGCATGTGGATGCCACATGACGGCCGGACCCCACCACCGAGCATGGCTCTGTAGCAGCGCCGCCCCTCCTTTTCTTCCCGTCGTGCATGCAGAGCGCTGGCATGATGGCCTGACCTACAAGCTGCCTACGTGGCATGTCCATGTCAGATGCTAGCGCTGACGTGGTGGGTTTTGAATCATTGGTGTGCGACGATAATAGATTAAGGATTCAAATGGTCACTTTTTTTAGTTTGAGGACCTAGACGGGAACGCCCTAAAAGTTTGAGGACCTTCCGTGCATTTTACCAGATGATGGACAATCGGTGGGCTCTGAAGGGGACATTTTGGATTATGAAGCACTGAACTTAATCTATGCTGAGGCGGCTAAAGTGCTAGGTGATGAGGGTTGTGATCCGGTTTGTTTACAGTCACCCGTATCACAAAAAACAAGGccgcaaaaaaataaaaaaaattaatataaACCTCATAAACACAATTCCTCACAATGAAAGGTATATTCTCGAATTGTAATGGCTTTGCTGATTTCAAGAAATATAAGTTTTTGTCTGACCTTACAAAAGAGAAAAACCTAGACTTCATAGTCTTATCGGAAATCGGATGTGCGAGCTTTCCGAACGCCATGTTAAATAATATCTGTGCAGGTAGAGATTTTATTTGGCATTGCATGGCTCCTCGGGGTCGCTCGGGTGGTATGCTGCTAGGGATAAATCCAGTGGTCTTTGATATCGGGGAGATAGAGGAAGGTGTTTTCTTTATAAGATTTAAGCTAAGGCTCACGCAAGAGGACTataaatttaatttaatttcgGTTTACGGGCCAGCACAACAAGAACAAAAGTCTGATTTCTTGGCTGAGCTTGTGAGAACATGTTCGAAGGATTCCTTACCTATTCTGTTAGGTGGTGATTTCAACATTATTCGTAGACCGGaggacaataataataataattttaatgACAGGTGGCCTTTCCTATTTAACACATGCATAGATACCGTAAATCTGAGGGAAGTGGAGTTGTCGGACAGGAAGTTAACTTGGGCCAAACGGTTGCAGAACCAGACCTTTGAAAGGTTAGACCGAGTGCTCTTTTGCACAGACCTAGAATCTAAATTCCCACAGACTACTTTACATGCCTTGACCAGGGAAATTTTGGATCACACACCTTTGTTGCTAAATACTAATAATTCTTTTTCATCTTACTAGCCACAATTCAAGTTTGAATTAGGCTGGTTGACGATGGAAGGATTTTGTGATTTAGTACATGAGGTGTGGGATAACACGATTGCAATTGGCTCCCATTTGGAGAGGTGGCAGGCTAAGATAAGAAGGCTCCGCCAATACTTAAGAGGCTGGCAAAAAATATTAGTGGAAATTATAATAAGGAGAAACAAATATTGCTAAATAAGTTGGACGAATTAGATAAAAAAGCCGAAGTTTCCATATTAAGTGAAACAGAGATAAATCTTAAGCACGTTTTAAATGACAGATTGGCAGAATTACTTAGGGAAGAGGAGCTAAAGTGGTACCAAAGATCaaaagcaaaatatttaatGGAGGGGGATGCAAACACGAAATATTTCCATTTGCTTGCGAATGGGAGACACCGTAAAACCCGTATTTTCCAGTTGAAAGATGGGATGGATGTAATTACTGGTGATGCTcgcgtgaaagagcatattactaGCTAATAGCTATTACAAGAATCTTTTCGGACCGTCGGAAGATACTCAAATCTCTCTAGATGAACAGCAAACTGAAGATATTACCCAGGTGACCACTTTGGAAAATGAGTTCCTGGTTGACGGGTTCTCTGAAAATGAAGTAAAGACAGCAATTTTCCAAATGGAACACAATAAGGCCCCGGGTTCGGATGGATTCCCCTCAGAATTCTATCAGGTTTTTTTGGAACTTGATTAAAAATAATCTGATGGATCTATTCAAGGAATTCCATCAAGGCTCTCTACTTTTGCACAGGTTAAACTTTGGTAACATAATTTtgctaccaaaaaaaaaaaatatttcgtTCAAAACTTTCACAAAAGTTGCCACAAACAGACTTACTACAGTGGCACAAAATATTATAAGCCCCACACAAACGGCTTTTTTACCAGGCAGGAATATAATGGAGGTGGCGGTCATTTTACGTGAAACCCTACACGAACTAAATTCTAAGAAACAGGATGGGATCATCCTAAAACTAGATTTTGAAAAGGCATATGATAAAGTAAATTGGAACTTCCTACAACAGACCCTTAGAATGAAGGGTTCTCCCAAACGTGGTGCCAATGGGTAGAGCAATTCACTAAAGGTGGTAATGTGAATATTAAGGTCAATGACCAATTAGGGTCCTATTTCCAAACAAAAAAAGGTTTGAGACAAGGGAACCCATTGTCGCCGACTCTATTTAACATAGTGGTAGACATGTTGGCCATATTGATCAACAGAGCGAAACAAGTCGGCTAAGTGGAAGGCGTCATCCCGCATCTGATCCAAGATGGGTTATCCATCTTGCAATATGCGGATGACACGGTTATCTTTATGAGTCATGATTTTCAGAAGGCTATCAATATGAAATTGATACTGACCACCTTTGAGAAATTATCAGGTGTTAAGATTAACTTCCACAAGAGCGAACTGTTTTGTTTCGGAAAGGCAAGGGAACACGAGGAATACTACACACAACTCTTTGGGTGTGATGTAGACAGGCTCCCATTTCGTTACCTAGGCTTACCAATGTCCTCGCAAAAATTGAGTAATAAGGACCGGGAAGAAATTGAAAATAGAATTGAGAAGCGGCTCACTGGATGGAAATGAAAGATGTTGTCTTCCGGTGGCAGACTAGTACTGATTAATTCAGTGCTATCCAGCTTACCGATGTTCACGTTGTCTTTCTTTGAGATCCCATGGGGGGTGTTAGAAAAAATAGATTGCTACAGATCACGCTTCTATTGGCAAAACGATCAacataaaagaaaatatagattgCTCAAATGGGAGGTGCTTTGCCAACCTAAACTACACGGAGGGCTTGGTATACAGAACTTAGACATTAAGAATAAATATTTGTTGAATAAATGGCTTTTTAAACTATTAAATGAAGAGGGTATGTGGCAAGAATTGGTGAGaaataaatatttaaaaaaCAAATCGTTAGGGGTCTGTGTTAAAAAGGCATCCGattctcacttttggaaaggaTTGATGAATATTAAAGAGACCTTTATGAGTCTAGGGTCTTTCAAAGTGGGAGATGGTTCGCAAGTTTGTTTTTGGGAAGACAAATAGCTTGGAAACCAACCACTTAAAGATAGATTCCCGGCTCTTTTCATCTATTAAGAAGGAAGAAGGATACTGTGTCCAAAGTGCTCAGTTCGTTCCcgctaaatattttttttcgtaGAAACTTAGTTGGGAGGAATATAAGGGATTGACATAGAATTGTTAATTCTTTACTAGAGGTGAATCTCCAGGAGGGTAGAGATACCTTCAGTTGGTCGCTACATTCATCAGGGAGATTCTCAGTAAAATCTATGTATGTTGCTCTAATTAATAATGATGCTAGAGTGTCACGGGATATTTGGCGTGTAAAGATATCTAcaaaaattaaatatttttgtgTACCTAAGGTGTAACCTTAACTAAAGATAACCTAGCTAGGCAAAAATGGGAGGGAGATAAAAGGTGTAGCTTTTGCTACTTACCAGAATCTATCCAACACCTTTTTTTTGATTGTTACTATGCAAAATTCCTGTGGCGTGTGGTTCATTTACTTTTTGTTATTCCACCTCCTCATACTATTGATGATTTATTTAATCGTTGGTCAGAAGTGGGAAGTGGTAATCAAAATACTTTGATGTTAATAGCAGCAGCCGCCCTTGTTGGTCAATCTGGCTCACGAGAAATGAAGTGGTAGAAgaccaaaaacttttttttgCAGGTTCTATTCAGAGGAACACATTGGCTACGCTAGTGGGCAAAGCTACAAAGGTGTGAAGATCTGAAGAATCAGCTAATCCAAGTTTGTCAACACATCGAAGTTGCTGCCCTCCGCTTCTTTGGTTCTAATGGATAGAAGATTTGGTCAACGTGGTCAACTTTTGAATTCTTTGAGCATGGTTTGTGTAATAAGAGGCCTGATTCTACTTCGGTAGATGAAGCCGGATTTTATATCTATTATCTTAAAAAAAAGTTATAAGGGAGCAGTTATAAGGCAGGTACAAATATTCCAAAGGAAAAAAGTTAGTGCACATACGTAAAAGGGAGCAGTCCATGACTGAAAACTCGGCAGGTATAAATAAGTCCAAGTCACCGGAAGGTGGTCCTGAACTCCCGATGACTGAAAACTCGGCAGGTACAAGTCCAAGTCACCGGAGGGCGGTCCAGAACTCCCGATGACTGAGATCATCACCTCACCATGTGTATATATGCCATGCCATGCGCACTAACGAGACGAGAAGTGCTTGACTAAGAAAATAGAGAGAAACTAGCGCATTCTTGAGAGCATGGGAGCCGCAGTGTGCTTGTTCGTCATCACGCTCGTCCTGCCGTGGGTTGTCGTTGCCTCGCCGGCGGCGGTAGCATCCGGCCCCGCCGGTAGCAGCTGCACCAGCCGTTGCGGCAACATCAGCATCGCCTACCCGTTCGGCGTGGAGCCCGGCTGCTACCACGCCGCCGGCGGCTTCAACCTCACCTGCAGGcagcagcagggcgatccgccgGAGCTGTTCCTCGGCGACGGCACCGTGCAGGTGACGGATATCTCTGTTCCCAGCGGCACGGTGCGCGTCAAAAGCCAGCGAATGGAGTTCGGGCAAGGACCCTACTCGCGTGGCCGGATCACCAACGGGAGTGTGACGTGGGGCGGCGGGCTCCCAAAGGGCGGCCAGTTCTTCCTGTCGGAGTCGAAGGGCATGGTGCTGGTGATAGGGTGCAACATCCAGGTCGACGTCCATGCGAGTGATGTGGCAAGTTACAATCGCAACTCGTTGGTAGGTTCCTGCACTGCTGTCTGCCCAATGCTCGATGGATTTGATCCTTACAGCTCTGTTTTACCATACCCGTATTTGCCCAACGGTAGCTGTGGTGGCCTTGGTTGCTGTGAGGCAAACATCATTCTGGGTTACTCTTTCTACCGCATCCAGATCCAAAACCGTAGCATTTCATCGCCTTCTTACGCAACCAGTCTTAACAATGCTGGCATCTACATAATTGATCGGGATTCTTCTATTGACACCCGTAGCCTTAGCCTGGACGGCGGTCCACCAGTTACCATGGACTGGGTCATCAGCGGTTCCCAATGTCCGACGACAAACAAGTCCGCTGCCGAGTGCCGTAGTGCCAACAGCTTTTGCCTAGACTACGTTACCCATGTTGGCTACCGTGGGCATCGGTGCCATTGCTCTTATGGTTACCAAGGCAATCCTTATGTCCTCGGTGGATGCCAAGGTacgtactatatatatatatatatatatatatatatatatatatatatatataattgtttAATATTCTGATCATCTCCTGCTCATACTAATTAACGTCCTGTTGTTTCGTTTTAGACATTGACGAATGTAAATCTCCAGACATATACCATTGCTATGGAAACTGTCGCAACACAGCTGGGAGTTTCACTTGTCAGTGCCCTGCTGGTTTTACAGGCAATGCTTCTTTCCCAAATGGATGCAAAGGTACCACACAATGCCAATCGAAGTTCATGGTTATATAATTAAAGATCAATACCGGTTCTACTACATACTTATGTCATGACTAGGAAATCTTGTAGAGCCATTCAAATTTCCGCTTCACCCATCCATTTTCCAATGACATATATATAGTCTTGTAGTTATTATGATGCTGCTTACTGAATCGACATGAATCCCCCACCTAACATATATATACGGTGTTCATGTTTATTTATTTCCTCTTTAAACATGTATATCCTAGACATTGACGAGTGCAAGCACCAGGAAGCATACTCCTGCTACGGGATATGTCAAAATTTGCCTGGAAGTTTTCTTTGCAAATGTCCAGATGGAACCTATGGAAATTCTTCTACAAAAGGGGGATGCATCACATTCAAGAACTCATTTACAGGTTCTAAGCCACTATGTGCAATACAAGCTTAACCTTTCTCATTTCATTCACGGAATAAACATGTTGCATCATCTTGATATATTATGTAACTCTGAATCCTGAATGTGTCGTGTCCTTAAATATTTTCTTAGGTTTAAGCATCGGGTTGGGAGTCGGTGGTGGAACAAGTCTTTTGCTTCTAGCCCTTGGTGCTCCCTATATAGTGCGTAAAGTCAAGCTCCAAAAGGTGAACAAGATGAAACAAAGATTTTTCAAGCAAAATCATGGGCTGCTATTGCAGCAGTTAATATCACAAAGCACAGACATTGGTGAGAGAATGATAATTACCTTACGTGATATAGAGAAGGCAACAAATAATTTTGATAGAGCTCGCATCATTGGTGGTGGAGGGCATGGTGTTGTGTTTAAAGGAATTCTAGATCTACATGTTGTGGCAATCAAGAAGTCAAAAATAGTAGTTCAACGAGAAATCAATGAATTCATAAATGAAGTTGTCATTCTTTCTCAAGTGAACCATAGAAACGTGGTGAAGCTCTTAGGGTGTTGCCTTGAGACAGAAGTCCCATTGCTAGTTTATGAGTTCATTTCAAATGGAACCCTTTGTCATCATCTTCATGTTGAAGGACCAAAGTCACTACCATGGCATGATCGGATGAGGATAGCAGCCGAGGTTGCCAAAGCGATATCCTATCTGCATTCGGCTGCTTCAATGCCAATATTTCATAGAGATATTAAGTCCGCAAACATACTTCTTGATGATGCTTTAACTGCAAAAGTTTCAGATTTTGGAGCTTCTAGATATATCCCAACAGATCAGACAGGGGTCACTACGGCAGTTCAAGGAACGATGGGTTACTTGGATCCAATGTATTATTACACTGGACGATTAAcagacaagagtgatgttttcaGTTTTGGTGTTCTTCTTGTAGAATTGCTTACTCGAAAGAGACCATATGTGTATAGGTCAGTTAATGATGATGGTCTTGTTTCACATTTTGAGTCGCTGCTAGCAGAAGGCAAATTGGTTGACATATTAGATCCTCAAGTCATGGAGGAGGAAGACGGTGCAATAATCAAAGAAATAGCTACACTGGCAGCAATGTGCACAAAATTGAAGGGAGAAGACAGACCTACAATGAGAGATGTGGAGATGACACTTGAAAGCTTGCTAGTTAAGAAAAGGCAGCAGGTTCCATTTAATGGAACACGACAAACAGGAGAAACTGATTCGACTCCTTACATGTCAACTAGCCGAGGAACTAAGGAAGCTAGCAGGCAATACACGATGGAGGAGGAAATGTTGTTATCAGCAAGATTTCCCCGGTGAACTTTGATTAATTACTGTCTTGAACACGTGCACAATTCATGTACTCAGTTATCTATTGTTTCATAGTGCAGCGAGACGGCAAACAAGTGTTATTTCCTTTTGTTCTCATAAATAATCATGTAGATTTTTTATGAAATACATTAGTTTAATTTAGTTCCGCATGTTAATATTTATAAATAATATAAAGCTTATTTTCTTGTGCTTGTTTTGTTAGCTGAACATGAGATATTTTTTCCTATTTGCATGTTTTCTTGTTCAATGAATAATTCTGGATTTTTCTATGCGTTGTTGAGATGATGCAGTATAATTGTTCTGTGTTTTCATGTTTGTGcatatcttatatatatatatatattttttgaaaaatagaATTGCTTCCGGACTGTACTACTTGTTTGTGCATATGGCAAAAAGCAATGTAAGCGAATCGTTAAATGTTGGCATCGACAAGAATGATCTAAAACGGGGAAAAGAAATTTAGCTTGCCTAGATGACGGGCACCTTGCCCATTTTTCTCATGATTTGAAACAGGATGGGGAAGGACCTAAATTACTACAAGAGACACTGTGCTTTACATAACGAATAATTATTCATCCATGATCGTTGCCTTGCTATGAGTAGTTTCATGTCACCATGCATGTATTGCTATTACAATCGAAAAGTGAGGGAGAGTATAGCACTCTCTTGTCAAACAGTGCCTAGTGAGAGACCAAATTGAGAATTGCCTTGGTCTCATCTATGTGTGATGCATGATTGACACAAGAGTTAAAAGGTTTGAGGTTTTTTTAGCTAAGTTCATATTTCATACGTGCTTGATTATAATAATGAATAATCGAAAgtgtcaaggccttgtttagttaactctaaaaaccaaaaatttttcaagatttcccgtcacatcgaatcttgcggcacatgcatagagcattaaacatagataaaaacaaaaactaattacatagtttgcctgtaaatcgcgagacaaatcttttaagcctagttactctatgattagacaatgttggtcaaataaaaacaaaaatgctacattgtcaaaatccaaaaactttttggatctaaacaaggctcaaGTTATGTTGTGTTGAGTCTATTGTGCAATATGTTTCGGACCAGGAGGATGATCAAATTATAGATCTCTCTCCTCTCCATcgtaaaaaaaatataacaatGCTAAAAATACAAACAAAGGCAGACTTCCCCAAAAGCCAAAGATCCCTTCCaaaattattataaaatgaAAGGAGTTTTCTAGAATAGCAGAGGTCTTGCAGACTTGGCTAAACACAGATTTTTGGCTGATTTAGTTAAAGAGGAGCAAATTAATTTTATTGCTCTCTCTGAAACTGGACGGGATTctatgggggtataaacccctataccctcatgggctgaTATGGGccacaccatcagaggtggctcggcccacaagatgaagacgtgcggcgcatgacgctggtcggcgtgcaccgcaaggttacaagatattgtaccaaataggatagtttacttgtaactctgtcccttcacgatatataaggaggggcaggggtcctctAGAGGACAGGTCATAGACATCtcaacacattattctctcaatacaatccaatacaatcagacgcaggacgtaggtattacgcccacacagcggccgaacctggataaaaaccttgtctgtgtcttgcgtcaccatcaagttcgtagcttgcgcaccgtctaccgataaactactaccgtgggcataccccaaggtagactgccgaccagcttttgtcaacagtggcgcgccaggtaggggatgtgcgtacagcttcccagacgaacaagatggctatcatacccgacttcgcggccatggcggacggcttcacgttcaccgtcagcttcaacagcttcaccgccacaaccacggaggaggcgtagatccgatctgcggcaatcacttcatcgacgtcggccgcGGCTTCAACCATGCTGGCTATGACTCCGACGACtctagcaacgtctccgaccgcgccgacaacgcgtcatctgtttccctgctacaaagggaggcagatcgacgacactgACCTGCTCGGGCTAttgaccaagttgtttggcctacttgttcTGACCACCTGtcacaataataatcgccgcgaagaacggcgctacgacaaccgcgaccaccgtcatgacaacaagtcaaaaagctcgaaggccaaacaattttgtcaacaccgaccagactttcgtccaaagataagtacacttctaatattttatttaattttggtataatattttttattatccttcaaaacaactttttgttaGCCGACTaggtttttctcctacacgaatTTTCCAGAGCCgctactgtctccgactcctccctacacgtgcatgatatccgccctctgcgttctgggtggtcggcagtagctctctggcgaggctggcaatcccacgcatgtctaggttccgcatctcatgctgattgttggctagaccagagctggtataagctctaggatgaattaactactcgtgttagttttataacaaaaaatctaaaacttatctcagtactggttttttatctagagtttatttatgtactacctattctctatatttattttttaggagtttggcccagtcgacaagctacgctcggggactcgtcgactattccctacgctgtgctcggggactgctccgaccaccgagcacgtttacgttccctaccacgctcggggacttgtcgactactctctatgctgtgctcgaagactgtgccgaccaccgagcacgtttacgttcacaaccacgctcggggacttgtccaccggtccctacgccgtgctcggggactgtaccgaccaccgagcacgtctaCGTTCTtaaccgtgctcggggactcgtcaatCACTCCCTTTACTGTGCTCGGGGCTTACTTCGATCACTCTCCAACCACAGCTTGGGAACTGTTtttctcagttacatatga
This window of the Sorghum bicolor cultivar BTx623 chromosome 7, Sorghum_bicolor_NCBIv3, whole genome shotgun sequence genome carries:
- the LOC8066997 gene encoding wall-associated receptor kinase 2, with the translated sequence MGAAVCLFVITLVLPWVVVASPAAVASGPAGSSCTSRCGNISIAYPFGVEPGCYHAAGGFNLTCRQQQGDPPELFLGDGTVQVTDISVPSGTVRVKSQRMEFGQGPYSRGRITNGSVTWGGGLPKGGQFFLSESKGMVLVIGCNIQVDVHASDVASYNRNSLVGSCTAVCPMLDGFDPYSSVLPYPYLPNGSCGGLGCCEANIILGYSFYRIQIQNRSISSPSYATSLNNAGIYIIDRDSSIDTRSLSLDGGPPVTMDWVISGSQCPTTNKSAAECRSANSFCLDYVTHVGYRGHRCHCSYGYQGNPYVLGGCQDIDECKSPDIYHCYGNCRNTAGSFTCQCPAGFTGNASFPNGCKDIDECKHQEAYSCYGICQNLPGSFLCKCPDGTYGNSSTKGGCITFKNSFTGLSIGLGVGGGTSLLLLALGAPYIVRKVKLQKVNKMKQRFFKQNHGLLLQQLISQSTDIGERMIITLRDIEKATNNFDRARIIGGGGHGVVFKGILDLHVVAIKKSKIVVQREINEFINEVVILSQVNHRNVVKLLGCCLETEVPLLVYEFISNGTLCHHLHVEGPKSLPWHDRMRIAAEVAKAISYLHSAASMPIFHRDIKSANILLDDALTAKVSDFGASRYIPTDQTGVTTAVQGTMGYLDPMYYYTGRLTDKSDVFSFGVLLVELLTRKRPYVYRSVNDDGLVSHFESLLAEGKLVDILDPQVMEEEDGAIIKEIATLAAMCTKLKGEDRPTMRDVEMTLESLLVKKRQQVPFNGTRQTGETDSTPYMSTSRGTKEASRQYTMEEEMLLSARFPR